ACTCAGTCAGAGTCGTGTGGCACAGCAATAGACTCCCGAGCGGTGCTGCTCTGGTTGTAGTGAGGAGATCACTGATGAGAAGTGGTGGAGTTGTAGGCTCTCATCCGCACCATACTTTCTTTCCTCTTAAAATAAGCTTAGACCCTTTCTCTAATGTCAATCTATTGCCGTGCGACTCCGACTGAGTGCTGATATGGCTAGAGCTGGATGTTATCCAGAATTTGATTGGAGAAAATCTACAAGAAAAGTTTGCACTCATCGAGGGTTTTCTGAGGGGGATCCTTTGATGTCAAAGTTAGCTGAAGCCGGAGAATAGTagaggaaaagagaagaatagTGGGAGAGAGGTAGTTTTTTCCTCTAAAGTTGTTCTTTATCACAGGATCCCTTTCATATCTCTTTTACAAGGAGATGGAGTTATCAACTGTTAGCTAAAACCTGTAAGTGGAGTTGTTGGTGGCaacaattataattatcctgcTCTTATGAGAAAATGACAACATCTGCACCCCCCCCCAACCAGGGGCTTTCCTTATGTGGGGTATTTCTATCATTTGCTCATACCATTAAGCACTAAAACTAGAAGTGAAATAATTGGTGTAccaataaatgcataaaaaatggtTCAAAGCAGTATAGGGCAAATACTAGAAGAGAAATTCCTTTTACACCACCCGCGGTGTAAAAAATCCGATGTGAAGCGCATCGCTTTACTTTATTGGACTACATAGCCATCGTTTTTCAACACACATTTAATGCTCACAGttctactttttcgtttaaaattttgaataacgaaaatgCTCCTttccttctgaaaaaattatgatttatatttttcaatgacaaaaatatccttatctctttatgatatcttgtgaaaagattatgacatcctgtacaaAAAGTCATGATTTTAATGTAGGATGCCATAATATcgacataggatgtcataattttttggaaagaaaaggagtattttcgtcattcaaaattttaaataaaaaaatagaactgcgGGCATTAAATGGACATTAAATGCGCGTTGGAAAGTGACAGCTGCATGGTCCAATCGGATGAGGTGGTGCActccacatcggattttctacaccacaagTGGTGTACAAATAATTTTCCATACTAGAAATACCCTCGTGCATGTTAGGGTTCTAATTGTAACCTTGGGTTAGATTTGTCATTCATCAGATTCATACAACTGTTGCCAAAATGGTTGTTCAAACATTGTACTTGCCGCTATTTTAACCTTGGTATGAAAATGAGAAATTTAATCAATGTGGAATAGTTTTTCTCGAAACAAAAAACACCAATGTGGAATACCACGTATGGCAAGCCCATATGATGCTCCCCAAGCCCTATGGATCAAGGTGGTATGGTACTTACGTAGAGGGGAGTGGACTCTGTATCAATTAGAACTAAAGTATTTTGGTCGCACAATTGATAGTATGTATTTACTTAATTCAACATTCCTCTTCCAGAGAAAGTTAAGTACCCTAAAAGATTATTTGCTAAGTAGCCCTCTGTATATGCATTTTTCCTTCCTTGTTTACTTTAGGTCCCTTTTGTAATAATGAAATCCCCCAATATATAATCAAAACAAACTTTCATGATTAGGACTTAAGATATGATAAATATTCTAAGAAATTGTACTagttagtaaaaaaataatagtatatttATGAAAGTCGTACAATAAATTGCAACAACCACCGCTTATGAGACTTATATCTCGTTATGCCATCAAACTAATATGAACACATAAAATGATAGTATTCTTATCATAAAACTTATACCTACTGGTCAACATTGCAAGTCAAGTAGAATAATCGGTGTTTTTGAACGTTTCTCTAAGTAGTTTTAATAAACGCATAGCACGTTTTTCCTTCAACTTTAAACAAAAATAGAAACAAAGTTTCCTACTTAAAACGATCATATGCTATATGGGGTGGTAATTTAGGATCTGACCCAACCCATAACTGACTTGAAATAAGCGGATATAAGTCTAGCATAAATGAGTCTGTGCCATAAACAATCTGACTTGACTCAGAGAGAGTTCAAAGCCATCTAAGCCGTCTTGACCCGTTTAATAATTATGTCAGTCTAACATGGATTTAATGCAATCCATTTTCTCATTTAACTCATCTGAGACTCATTTAACTATTTAAAATCTGTCTAACCCGTAATAACCTGTTCTGACCTGCTTTTTAAATGAGTTATGCAGGTTGAATTAATACGTTGGATCGATGGGTAAGTTTTATTATTTCTAGTTATATGAAAATCATGTGAAAAACCATTTGGTGAGGGTACTTTTTTGCTTGTGATGCATATCTAGATGAAACTTTCATAATATACACAAGTTACTAATTCTCTTAATCCGAAAAAAATGTTTTTTTACGTTATTACATGTCTCTGTCTATAGACTTATGATGGATTTTCCAATCTTCACCAACTTTAATTGCCCTTTTTTATTGTATTTGCTCTGCCAATCATAGAGAAAATCCTTACCAAATCGTTTTGTAATTCGACTTAATAACCACGTCCAAGAACGGATGTTGTTGGCTCCAAATCCATCTAGCATAACATCTTGAGCTATTGTAATTTAGATTCACCGACCACATGATTTGCATGGGCATTGATTTTTGCATTGGATACTTGTACCAAAAAAGGGAAATTTTTTCAGGCTGTTCTTTAGTTTTTAATCCCATGCTTGTTTCTTAACAGTTTGACTGAGGTGCAAATGGAGCAGTGACCTCATGTACAGGGACCACATTGTATCTTCCGCACAAAAGAATGATTAACCTTCCTTCGCATGAAATCACCATGGGATCATCAGCTtcacagatctcaaagcattcCGAAATCCATCATTCATCGGTCAGCATAGATATCATCGTAGTCAGCTGATGATCCAGCATGTACCATACCATATTCTTGATAGACTAGGTTCAAATTGTTTGAAACATACTCACCACCATAATCAGCCTCATAAATCTTATGGTTAAACAAAACATGCATGCAAGATATCGTTGATGAGCAAATAATTGGATTCAGAACCACAAAGACTACCAATAACCATATGCATTAGAGTTTTAGTCCTCCCCAACAGTTATTGAAGACCAAACCACACCATGGTTCAACCATTTCTACACAGCAGGACACTTTCAAAACCACACCAAACCACAAGCACAGAATGCACAAGTAGGTATAGAGTTCATAGAGATGCACCTTATCTTGCTGTTGGACCACTCTCAGTAATTTTTGCGTCAGTGTGTGCCATTCCAAATAAATCTATCTGATCCAGCTCAAGGGCTTCTACATAGATATTCTGAGCTCTTTCATAGATATTCTCGGCTCTTTCATGGCTGAGCTCAAGTTGCAAGCTCTCCTTCAACTGTGACACCACTTCAGACATTGCTGGCCTCTGACTAGCCGTTGGCATGGTGCACTTCATTGTTGTATCTACCACATTCCAAACAGAATTGGTGTCATACTCCCCTTTAAGCCCTGCACTAACAACATCAGTGATGTCCCCTCTGGCGAGCCGCTGCCGCACCCATTGGGCTATGTGACCCCTTTCAGGGATTTTAACCACAGCCGGTAGGCCTGTTATCAACTCTAAGAGAACAACCCTGAAGCTGTATACATCACTCTTCTCATTCAGCTTGAAGGTACCTTAGTACCTAGATAAAGATTATATCATCAGTTTCCATAATCTCGAATAAGTCCAGCATTAGTTAATTTATAGTTGTCACATGTTAAACAAGGATGTGCCTTTTTTAATCCTAGGCACCGAGGCCCAACCAGCCTTCTAGTAGGCACTTCAACTGGGATGCATCAAATCAGTGCATCAGCTTCTTGTTTCTTGTAGACGGCTAGAGAGTACAAGGTCCCCATTTTACATGAGCATAAATCCTCTTAGGTGCATGATTTACACTGCAGAATACTGTGTAGCACTCGATGGATGGCCTTACATATTATACACATCACATCTTATTTGATGACCATATGATGACTATCAAATGCTGCATAGCACTTTGTGGTGCAAACAGCGTACCACAGAGGATCTTGGATAATTTTACATGGCTTATAAATTTCACTTTGCTTACTATGGAAAAGTGGTGCCACAAGTAGAAGCAAAAAGATGTGGAAATGAGTTTGAATCTTCCACAATGCAACTTTTACACATATGCAAAATGTAGTATAATTTTG
Above is a genomic segment from Elaeis guineensis isolate ETL-2024a chromosome 1, EG11, whole genome shotgun sequence containing:
- the LOC140855813 gene encoding LRR receptor-like serine/threonine-protein kinase IOS1, with the translated sequence MGTVDLSFAGTFKLNEKSDVYSFRVVLLELITGLPAVVKIPERGHIAQWVRQRLARGDITDVVSAGLKGEYDTNSVWNVVDTTMKCTMPTASQRPAMSEVVSQLKESLQLELSHERAENIYERAQNIYVEALELDQIDLFGMAHTDAKITESGPTAR